The nucleotide sequence GCGCTGGACGGCGACGCCGACCGACTCATCGTGGTGGACGAGCATGGCAACATCATCGACGGCGACCAGCTCATGGCCATGTGCGCTCAGGCCATGATGGCCCGGGGCGAGTTGCCGGGCAACCTGCTGGTGGCCACGGCCATGAGCAATATGGCCCTGGAAATTTTTATGAAAGATCACGGCGGTTCGCTGCTGCGCACCAAGGTGGGCGACCGCTACGTCATGGAAGCCATGCGGCGCGAAGGTGCAATGCTGGGCGGCGAGCAGTCGGGGCACCTTATTTTCCACAAGTACAGCACCACCGGCGACGGGCTGCTGGCTGCCCTGCAGATACTGCGCATCATGCGCGAAAAGGACAAACCCCTCTCTGAGCTGGCAGGCAGGCTCCAACCCTTTCCGCAAAAGCTCATCAACGTGCGTGTGGAAAAACGGCTGCCCTTTGAAGAGCGCCCCGCCATTGGCGAAGCCGTCGCCAAGGTCGAGGTGGAGCTGGCCGGTCGCGGCAGGGTGCTGCTGCGATACTCTGGCACAGAATCCCTCTGCCGCGTCATGGTAGAGGGCGAAAACCCCGACAAAGTCAAAACCTTTGCCGAGGACCTCGCTGTTGTGGTAGAACGAGAGTTGCGCTGATTTTGTCCCAAGGATGCCCTGGCGACACCGGATATCTTGACAGGCGGGCATGTTGCAGAATTGACGTAGCCCGTTTAGTGCGTGCAACGGCTTGACGCCAGTCCAAATTGATTTGTCTCCCCCTTTGGAGGTATGCATGAAGAATATTCGTAAAGTTGTTATTCCCGTGGCCGGTTGGGGAACCCGCTCCTTGCCTGCGACCAAGAATATTCCCAAGGAAATGCTGCCCATCTACAACAAGCCCGTCATTCAGTACGTGGTTGAAGAGGCCCAGCGCGCCAATATCGAAGACGTGATCTTTGTCACCAACCGCGACAAGACCGTCATCGAAGACCACTTTGACTACAACCTCCAGCTTGAGGGCGTGCTTGAACGCGCCGGCAAGCTGGACAAGCTGGCCGAGGTGCGCAAGGTGGCCGAGATGGTCAACATCATGTCCGTGCGCCAAAAACGCCAGCTGGGCCTTGGGCATGCGGTGCTGTGCGCCCGTGAGCTGGTGCGCGACGATCCCTTTGCCATCATGGTGGGCGACGACCTCATGTTTGGCGGCGCGCCCGGCATCGGCCAGCTTATTGAAGTGGCCATGGCGGAAAAAATGCCGGTCATCGGCGTTATGGAAGTGCCGTGGGAGAAGGTCAGCCGTTACGGCATCATCGACGGCGACGAGGTGACCCCCGGCGTGTTCCGCGTTAAAAGCATGGTGGAAAAACCCGCCCGCGAGGACGCCCCCTCGCGCATGGCCATTGTTGGCCGCTATGTGCTTACGCCCGACATTTTTGACTACCTTGAAAAAGTCGAACCGGGGCACGGCGGCGAAATACAGCTCACCGACGCCCTTCAGGCCATGGCCCAGGAAAAGGGCATGATGGCCGTGCGCATGTCCGGCATGCGCTTTGACGCGGGCGACTGGGCCGAGTTTCTCACCGCCAACATCTACTTTGCACTGCAGGATGAAGAACTGCGCTACGATCTGCTGAAGCTGCTCAAAAACTTTGTGCAGTTTCACTAGAGCCAGCCGAGCATAACCAGATCCCCAAAGCCTCCTCCGGTTCGCCGGAGGAGGCTTGCCATTGGGGCCGTATTGCGTAACTCTGCCCCATATGTACGCCACAGTCGCCCTGCTCACCCCGCCTTACGCCAGTCTTACCTATCTGCTGCCGTCCGAATTTCCCGCTGACTTCTGGCAGCCGGGCCTGCGCGTGGCCGTGCCGCTGGGCAGGGGCGAACGCGCCGCCCTGCGAGCGGCCGTGCTGCTGCGCCTTAGCCCCACAGCCGACATCCCCGAAGGCGTTGACTGCAAAGAACTTGGCTGGCCGCTGGAAAACGCCCCCCTGCTCTCACTGGGGCTGCTGGAGCTGGCCGAAGATCTGGCCCGGCGTCAGGGCCTGCATCCCGGTCATATTCTGGGGCACGTACTGCCGCAGGGGCTGCGGCTGGCCCGGGCGCGGCTGCGCAGCATCAAGGCCGGTCAGGCCACGGCATGGACGCTGGCCCGCATCCGCGAGGCCACGCCAGCGCAACGTCAGGAACTGGCCCAGGCCCTGTGCGACGGGCAAGCCCGCCTGCTGCCGCCGGGAACAGACGCCGCCAGTCAGGAATTTTGCCTGCTGCAGGTCGATCCCCCCTGGCCGGTGCGGCCCTCGGCCAAACGGCAGATTGAAATTCTGGAGTATCTGCACCAGCACGGCAGCGTCAGCCGCAGGCGGCTTGCGCAGACGCTGGGTCAGGCTGTCGCTCCGGCTCTGCACGCGCTGCTGGAGGCAGGGCATGTCAATCTTTGCCGCGACAACGGGCTGGACGACGACAGCATCGACGCGACCGAGCAAAGCCTGCTGCCGCCGCCCCCCCCGCCGTTTACGCTCAACGACGACCAGGCGGCCGCGCTTGAGAGCATGCTGCAGGCCCTGCAAACCGACGAGGCAGCCTCGCGCCTGCTGTTTGGCGTGACCGGCAGCGGCAAGACCGCTGTGTATCTTGAGCTGGCCAAGGCCTGCCTGGCGGCGGGCAAAAGCATACTGCTGCTGGCCCCTGAGGTGGCGCTGGCCCATAAGCTGCGCCGCGATGCCACATGCGCCCTGCCAGACGCCCCGCTCTTTTTTTACCACGGCTACCAGTCGCCCGCACGCCGCGAGGCCACATTTAGACAGCTGGCCCAAACCGGCACGCCCTGCGTTGTTGTGGGTACGCGTTCCGCCCTTTTTTTGCCTGTGCCGCATCTGGCGTGCATTGTGCTCGACGAAGAGCACGACGGGTCTTTCAAGCAGGATGAAAGTCTGGCCTACCAGGCCAAGGAAGTAGCCTGGTTCAGAATCGCCCAGACCAGGGGCCTGCTGGTGCTGGGCTCCGCAACGCCCGACCTCAAAACATTCTACGCCGCCGAAAACGGCCATCTGCCCATGCTGCGGCTGCCGCGCCGCGTGGGAGGGCGAGATCTGCCCCCGGTGGAACTTGTGGACATAAGCTCCCTTTCGCCCGCCGCAACCAGTATGGACGGCCTGCTGGCCCCCCAGAGCGAGGAAGCCCTGCGCGAAACCATCTCGCGCGGCGAGCAGGCCGTGGTGCTGCTCAACAGGCGCGGCTACGCCCCATTGATGTACTGCCTCGACTGCAACCGCACCCTGCGTTGCCCCCATTGCGAAATCGGCCTCACCTACCACAAGGGGCTGGAAAAACTCGTCTGCCATTACTGCGGCTACAGCCGGCCCTTTCCCTCGCCATGCCCGGAATGCGGCGGCATGAATTTTTTGCCCATGGGCGAGGGGACTGAACGGCTGGCCGAGCGGCTGAGCGTGCTGGCGGGCGGCCAGGTGCTGCGGCTCGATCGGGACAGCACCCGACGCCCCGGCAGGATGGAAGAAATCCTCGCAGCGTTTTCGCGTCAGGAGGCCCCCATCCTTGTGGGCACGCAAATGCTCTCCAAGGGACATCACTTTCCGCTTGTGACCCTTGCGGTGATCGCCGACGCCGACCTTGGCCTCAACCTGCCCGACTACAGGGCAGCGGAGCGTACCTTTCAGCTGCTTGTGCAGTCCGCCGGGCGGGCGGGCCGGGGTGAAAAACCCGGCCGCGTGCTCATCCAGACGCGCGACGTCAGCCACTACTGCTGGCAGTATGTGCGCACCGCCGACTATGAGGGCTTTTATCAGGCCGAGCTTGCGCGCCGCAAGCTGCGCCGCTACCCGCCCTTTGTGCGTCTGGCGCTTATCCGCATTTCATACGGTATCACCGAGCAGGCAGGGCCCGCCGCGCTGGGCGATCTGGCGCACGCCCTGCGGGGCAAGGCTACGGAACTGGGCGTGCAGCTGCTGGGCCCGGCCCCTGCGCCGCTTGCCCTCCTTAGAGGACGTAAACGATTTACATGCCTGGTAAAAGGGCAGGAATGGCAAGCTATCCGCTCGCTGTATTTTTTTGCCCTGGCGCAAAAGGCTTCGAAACACCTGAGACTTTTTCTTGACCTTGATCCAATAAATATGTTGTGACAGCCCATTACTGTTGCCGAGGGCGGCCCAACAGCCGCGCCTGTCCGCGTGGCACGCAACTATTCCAGCAGGAAAGCATGCCGGATGGGCTGTCGTGCGCTTTTTTTGCAGCTTAGGGAGGATTTGATGAAGGTTTTTCGTGCTGTATGGCTGGCGCTGGCCCTTGTGGCGTGCTGCGCTCCCGTGGCCTGGGGTGAAGGTTTTGCTCTCAACGAATGGAGCGCCAGAGGCCTTTCCCTGGCTGGCGGCATGGTTGGCCGTGCCGATGACGTTTCCGCCATTGCCTATAACGCAGCAGGCATTACCCAGCTACCCGGCACGCACCTGATGGGCGGCTTTGCCCTGATCAGCCCCGCAGGCGGCATCACCACCCAGTCTGGCGGCCGCGAAACCGACACCTATACCAAGCCCGCGCTCTGGAATGCCCCGCACGCCTATGCCAGCCATCAGCTGAGCGACAACGCCTGGATCGGTCTGGGCGTTTTTTCGCGCTTCGGCCTGGGCAACAGTTATGCAGGCGACTGGGCGGGCAAGTCCAATGTCTATGATATCGGCGTGCAGACCATCTCCTTTGTGCCCACGCTGGCCATCAAATTCAACGATACATTTTCCGCTTCTGTGGGCGTGGAAGCCATGAACGCCCACATGTACATGGGCAATAAAATCTATACTGTTCCTCCTTCCAACCCCGGCAGCCCTTTTTACAACGACATGCAGCTTGAGGGCAACGGATGGGGCTACGGCGCCCACCTCGGCCTGCACATGCGCCTCAACGACCAATGGTCGGTGGGCCTCTCGTACAAGAGCCAGGTGACCATGAACATCAACGGCGATGTGGAGTTTGCCAACAATGGCGGAAACCTGGCCGCCCGCACGCTGCATTTGCCCCAGGCCGTTGACTGTTCAGCCAACACGGTGCTGCAGCTGCCCGACTCCGCCGCGCTGGGCGTTGCCTACAAGCCGCTGGACAACCTGAGCTTTGAACTGGGTGCGGTGTGGACCCGCTGGTCGACCTACAACGCCCTGAACATCTATATGGACAACGGCTACAGCTCCATCAACAACAAGGAATGGCGCGACGGCTGGAACTTTAACGCCAGCGTGGAATACAAGCCCCTTGACTGGTGGGCCCTGCGCGCGGGTTTTGCCTATGAGACCCCGGTTGTCAACGAACGGCACGCCGACTTCATGATCCCCACCAACGGCCGCCAGATGCTGAGCCTTGGTACTGGCTTTAATTGGGACAACTGGACCGTTGACCTTGCCTACGCCCACCTGTGGATCAACTCGCTTGACTACGGCACAACCGACGCTGCCGGTATCTCTGGTTCTGCAGGCATCACCGGTGGCAACTCCAAGGATGTTTCCGCAAATATATATATGCTTTCAGTTGGTTACACGTTCTAAAAACAGAGTTGCCCCTGGTCTGCCAGCTGTAATTCTCCATTACGCCTGACGGTTGCAATACCGAAAAGGACCTTGCCCGGCTGTTTTATCCAGACAGCCGGGTTTTCTTTTTAAAGGGCACAACGTCCAGCCTTGCCCGACACAACAGAAGTAACACAAACGTCATGCAGCAAGACTGCATCAAATATACATTACAGGTACTTGCAATATAGAAAAAATATTGACAT is from Desulfovibrio desulfuricans and encodes:
- a CDS encoding OmpP1/FadL family transporter produces the protein MKVFRAVWLALALVACCAPVAWGEGFALNEWSARGLSLAGGMVGRADDVSAIAYNAAGITQLPGTHLMGGFALISPAGGITTQSGGRETDTYTKPALWNAPHAYASHQLSDNAWIGLGVFSRFGLGNSYAGDWAGKSNVYDIGVQTISFVPTLAIKFNDTFSASVGVEAMNAHMYMGNKIYTVPPSNPGSPFYNDMQLEGNGWGYGAHLGLHMRLNDQWSVGLSYKSQVTMNINGDVEFANNGGNLAARTLHLPQAVDCSANTVLQLPDSAALGVAYKPLDNLSFELGAVWTRWSTYNALNIYMDNGYSSINNKEWRDGWNFNASVEYKPLDWWALRAGFAYETPVVNERHADFMIPTNGRQMLSLGTGFNWDNWTVDLAYAHLWINSLDYGTTDAAGISGSAGITGGNSKDVSANIYMLSVGYTF
- the galU gene encoding UTP--glucose-1-phosphate uridylyltransferase GalU, which translates into the protein MKNIRKVVIPVAGWGTRSLPATKNIPKEMLPIYNKPVIQYVVEEAQRANIEDVIFVTNRDKTVIEDHFDYNLQLEGVLERAGKLDKLAEVRKVAEMVNIMSVRQKRQLGLGHAVLCARELVRDDPFAIMVGDDLMFGGAPGIGQLIEVAMAEKMPVIGVMEVPWEKVSRYGIIDGDEVTPGVFRVKSMVEKPAREDAPSRMAIVGRYVLTPDIFDYLEKVEPGHGGEIQLTDALQAMAQEKGMMAVRMSGMRFDAGDWAEFLTANIYFALQDEELRYDLLKLLKNFVQFH
- the priA gene encoding replication restart helicase PriA; the protein is MYATVALLTPPYASLTYLLPSEFPADFWQPGLRVAVPLGRGERAALRAAVLLRLSPTADIPEGVDCKELGWPLENAPLLSLGLLELAEDLARRQGLHPGHILGHVLPQGLRLARARLRSIKAGQATAWTLARIREATPAQRQELAQALCDGQARLLPPGTDAASQEFCLLQVDPPWPVRPSAKRQIEILEYLHQHGSVSRRRLAQTLGQAVAPALHALLEAGHVNLCRDNGLDDDSIDATEQSLLPPPPPPFTLNDDQAAALESMLQALQTDEAASRLLFGVTGSGKTAVYLELAKACLAAGKSILLLAPEVALAHKLRRDATCALPDAPLFFYHGYQSPARREATFRQLAQTGTPCVVVGTRSALFLPVPHLACIVLDEEHDGSFKQDESLAYQAKEVAWFRIAQTRGLLVLGSATPDLKTFYAAENGHLPMLRLPRRVGGRDLPPVELVDISSLSPAATSMDGLLAPQSEEALRETISRGEQAVVLLNRRGYAPLMYCLDCNRTLRCPHCEIGLTYHKGLEKLVCHYCGYSRPFPSPCPECGGMNFLPMGEGTERLAERLSVLAGGQVLRLDRDSTRRPGRMEEILAAFSRQEAPILVGTQMLSKGHHFPLVTLAVIADADLGLNLPDYRAAERTFQLLVQSAGRAGRGEKPGRVLIQTRDVSHYCWQYVRTADYEGFYQAELARRKLRRYPPFVRLALIRISYGITEQAGPAALGDLAHALRGKATELGVQLLGPAPAPLALLRGRKRFTCLVKGQEWQAIRSLYFFALAQKASKHLRLFLDLDPINML